The genomic region GAAAACGGGCTTAAAGTACGCGGTCACGCCCTGGTTTGGCATCAACAAACCGGTGACTGGATTTTTAAAGATGACAAGGGCAATGATGTTAGCAGGGAGGTCTTACTAGACCGAATGAAAGCTCATATCGACTCGGTTGTTGGTCGATACAAAGGAAAAATATATGCCTGGGATGTGGTGAATGAAGCAATTGACGATAATCCGCAGAACTTTCTAAGAAATTCAAAGTGGCTTGAAATCATCGGAGATGATTTTCTTACCAAAGCATTTGAATTTGCTCACGCAGCCGATCCCAATGCCAAGTTATTTTATAATGATTACAATATTATTATTCCGGAAAAAAGAGACCGCGTTTTAAAACTAATCGATAAATTGAAAGCGGAAGGAGCGCCGATAAACGGAATCGGAATACAGGGACACTGGTCTGTTTTTAATCCAAGTGAAGAGGAGTTACAACAGGCTTTAAAAATGTATACGGAAACCGGTCTGGATGTGCAGATTACCGAACTGGATGTGTCTCTGTATAAATGGGAAAAAGAACAACGGGAACGACGCCCGGGCGATTCAGATGAGTTTACCGAAGAACGTAAACTTGCCCAAATAGAAGCCTATCAAAAGTTCTTTAAAGTATTTAGGGAATATCGAGATAAGCTT from Zunongwangia profunda SM-A87 harbors:
- a CDS encoding endo-1,4-beta-xylanase, which gives rise to MKHKKQLHYLLILLLFGIISCKDQQKTKDITAKEDPKKEKGLKDYFAEDFPMGVAVSPASLEGKSKELILAEYNSLTPENVMKMGVIHPKKDEFNWAPADKIVAFAQENGLKVRGHALVWHQQTGDWIFKDDKGNDVSREVLLDRMKAHIDSVVGRYKGKIYAWDVVNEAIDDNPQNFLRNSKWLEIIGDDFLTKAFEFAHAADPNAKLFYNDYNIIIPEKRDRVLKLIDKLKAEGAPINGIGIQGHWSVFNPSEEELQQALKMYTETGLDVQITELDVSLYKWEKEQRERRPGDSDEFTEERKLAQIEAYQKFFKVFREYRDKLTGITFWNIADRYSWLDHYPVEGRKNYPLLFDENYQRKQVYDSVIKFSKK